Proteins encoded in a region of the Dermacentor albipictus isolate Rhodes 1998 colony unplaced genomic scaffold, USDA_Dalb.pri_finalv2 scaffold_386, whole genome shotgun sequence genome:
- the LOC139053941 gene encoding DNA translocase FtsK 1-like gives MSVSDNPVQGPRGPTSAHSPALKLLLAEARRQFCATAENEEQPVEAAAPSPRFLRSGTCRDTAPVATQRRRRGRAAPHNDDDGGDNTGSESDDDTASSRRSSSCPPSCSYSSTSESSSEDSQLTLATDSASSRSPSPSAQEERVGAPATAEPTEEAVPNRTPHEPPEPEGAHAETEASARAAESDAPESVSTAHAPPCDVTAHTQGDAPPPPADPLLPGAKQPGRKKNSRRKRRNVRPVTITTVAKTGVRSSAPPAAQDTASTSEGRQTVLYRPLGRKAHFLAASRDAIAAFLAGVSGTHRVRPNLRRNVVAVDALPGTDLSALLAVRVICDVPVKAKALIADSCTGTLFNVDPAIDGPSILEGIESRVPVLAVTRSGDVATLRFTGRDVPEEVHLFRQRRIVRPQLPRPLQCGRCGLFGHATATCSRDPRCLQCAGSHATTACTSKRTRCINCRGPHESTEPRCPNWQLERRVASILARTVPRITRKQALVLARSNAPAARNQQPATTTAQRAPEPRSSPLVQPGRSFRDVLAGNTAPQPAAESSSAQPRSTTTPDARDLVITTLASALRALLESVPADSPARHMCVAALEMHDALIQHG, from the coding sequence ATGTCCGTCTCCGACAACCCAGTGCAGGGGCCACGCGGCCCCACCTCAGCGCACTCGCCGGCGCTCAAACTGCTTCTTGCGGAAGCGAGACGGCAGTTTTGCGCCACCGCCGAGAACGAGGAGCAGCCTGTCGAGGCTGCAGCCCCATCCCCGAGGTTCCTACGCTCGGGAACCTGCAGGGACACTGCCCCAGTCGCAACACAGCGTCGTCGACGCGGCCGTGCTGCCccgcacaacgacgacgacggcggagacaacaccggcagcgagagcgacgacgacacCGCCAGCTCGCGCCGCTCTAGCAGCTGCCCGCCTTCCTGCTCCTACTCGTCAACCAGCGAGAGCAGCAGCGAGGACAGCCAGCTGACACTGGCCACGGACTCGGCGAGCAGCCGTTCCCCGTCACCCAGCGCCCAAGAAGAAAGGGTCGGCGCCCCCGCTACTGCTGAACCAACTGAGGAAGCCGTGCCTAATCGTACGCCGCACGAGCCCCCGGAACCGGAAGGCGCCCACGCCGAGACCGaggcgagcgcgcgcgcggcggAGAGCGATGCTCCCGAGAGCGTCTCCACGGCGCATGCGCCACCCTGCGACGTCACGGCGCACACGCAAGGCGATGCCCCGCCTCCACCCGCGGACCCTCTCCTCCCCGGCGCGAAGCAGCcgggtaggaaaaaaaacagccgGCGTAAGCGCCGGAACGTGCGGCCGGTGACCATCACCACCGTCGCTAAAACCGGCGTACGTTCAAGCGCCCCTCCTGCGGCACAAGACACCGCATCGACCAGTGAAGGACGACAAACCGTCCTTTACAGACCGCTCGGGAGGAAGGCCCATTTCCTTGCGGCATCACGCGATGCAATTGCCGCATTCCTGGCCGGTGTTTCGGGGACACATCGAGTCCGGCCGAACTTGCGACGGAACGTCGTGGCCGTCGACGCGCTGCCAGGCACGGACCTGTCTGCGCTGCTCGCCGTTCGGGTGATTTGCGACGTGCCCGTCAAGGCGAAGGCACTTATCGCCGACTCTTGCACGGGCACGCTCTTCAACGTGGACCCGGCGATCGATGGGCCTTCCATCCTTGAGGGTATCGAGAGCCGGGTGCCCGTACTCGCCGTCACCCGAAGCGGCGATGTCGCAACACTGCGATTCACAGGCAGAGACGTGCCGGAGGAGGTGCACCTGTTCAGGCAGCGCCGCATCGTGCGCCCGCAGCTACCGCGGCCGTTGCAGTGCGGTCGATGCGGCCTCTTCGGGCACGCCACAGCGACTTGCTCTCGCGACCCGCGCTGTCTCCAGTGCGCGGggtcgcacgcgacgaccgcctgTACCTCAAAGCGGACCCGATGCATCAACTGCCGAGGCCCGCACGAGTCGACAGAGCCACGCTGCCCCAACTGGCAGCTCGAGCGGCGGGTGGCGAGCATACTCGCGAGAACCGTTCCGCGCATCACGCGCAAACAAGCCCTGGTTCTCGCGAGGAGCAATGCCCCTGCCGCGCGGAATCAGCAGCCGGCCACCACCACAGCACAGCGCGCGCCCGAGCCACGATCATCGCCGTTGGTTCAGCCGGGCCGATCATTCCGTGACGTGCTGGCCGGCAACACAGCGCCGCAGCCAGCCGCCGAGAGCAGCTCTGCCCAGCCCCGCAGCACGACAACACCCGATGCACGTGACCTCGTCATAACGACGCTCGCGTCGGCATTGCGTGCACTTTTGGAATCGGTACCTGCCGACTCCCCAGCGCGCCACATGTGTGTGGCAGCACTGGAAATGCATGACGCCCTGATCCAGCATGGCTAG